One region of Jatrophihabitans cynanchi genomic DNA includes:
- a CDS encoding SURF1 family protein — MLRTLREPRYAALSVLMLIVAAICVLAGTWQISRLSGKVTENDALRNNAHAATTAVGDVLPLVGKGTPSADSIQYRTVTATGTYQPAGQALVRQRTVDGDTGYLVLTPLRTSQGTLLVVRGFISGTAARSGSLPTVPAAPTGQVSVTARVQPAETRNDRATQLGGKQLEAINPRLQAVRLGTPVYAGYVELHAGQPGTAGLTAIPAPDLSNPAGGAIEPQHVAYIIQWYLFALLALAAPFVVARAETRSHRDDDREVDDVVIPDQQTPEQARAARLADRYGRVVR, encoded by the coding sequence GTGCTGAGGACGTTGCGCGAGCCGCGTTACGCGGCGTTGTCGGTGCTCATGCTGATCGTGGCGGCGATCTGCGTCCTCGCCGGGACGTGGCAGATCTCCCGGCTGTCCGGCAAGGTCACCGAGAACGACGCGCTGCGCAACAACGCCCACGCGGCCACGACTGCGGTGGGCGACGTACTGCCGCTCGTCGGCAAGGGCACGCCGTCGGCGGACTCGATCCAGTACCGCACGGTCACCGCGACCGGGACATACCAGCCCGCCGGGCAGGCGCTGGTCCGCCAGCGCACCGTCGACGGAGACACCGGCTATCTCGTGCTCACCCCGCTGCGCACCTCGCAGGGCACGTTGCTCGTCGTCCGCGGCTTCATCTCCGGCACCGCGGCCCGGAGCGGCAGCCTGCCCACCGTCCCCGCAGCGCCGACCGGCCAGGTCAGCGTGACCGCCCGCGTGCAACCCGCCGAGACGCGAAACGACCGCGCCACGCAGTTGGGCGGAAAGCAGTTGGAGGCGATCAACCCGCGGTTGCAGGCCGTCCGGCTCGGCACGCCCGTGTACGCCGGCTACGTCGAGCTGCACGCCGGACAACCCGGCACCGCCGGCCTCACCGCCATCCCCGCCCCCGACCTGTCCAACCCGGCAGGTGGCGCGATCGAACCGCAGCACGTGGCCTACATCATCCAGTGGTACCTGTTCGCGCTGCTCGCCCTCGCTGCCCCGTTCGTGGTCGCCCGCGCGGAAACCCGCAGCCACCGCGACGACGACCGAGAGGTCGACGACGTCGTGATACCCGACCAGCAGACGCCCGAGCAGGCACGCGCGGCCCGGCTCGCCGACCGTTACGGCCGGGTGGTGCGGTGA